GTCACGAACCCGGACCGCCTCGAGGAAGGCATCAGCCGGCGTGCGGCGAACGCGTTGCTGGTGAAGGTCAACCAGATCGGCACCCTTTCCGAGACGCTGGACGCGGTGTCCCTGGCCACGTCCTACGGCTACAAGTCGATGATGAGCCACCGCTCCGGCGAGACCGAGGACACGTTCATCGCCGATCTCGCCGTCGCCACCGGTGTCGGCCAGATCAAGACCGGCGCCCCGGCCCGCGGGGAGCGGATCGCGAAGTACAACCAGCTCCTGCGCATCGAGGAGACGCTGGCGGACGCCGCGCGTTACGCCGGCGACCTCGCCTTCCCGCGGTTCAGCGCGGAGGGCTGAGACGCCGATGGCCGACCGGGGGAGGGCGCGCAACCGCCGCGGCGGCCGGGCCGACGGGAACGGGTCCACCAGGGCCCGTCGTCCTGCGTCGGCCCGGCGCCGCACGGGCGCCGCTTCGACGGAGACGACCAGGTCGCGGCTTCGCCGCGGCCTGGCGGCGAAGCGTGCCTCCGGTGCGGCCAAGGTGCTCGGTATGTCGACCACCCGGCGGGCCGCCGTGGTGGCGATCGTGGTGTGTGCGCTCGCGTTCACCGTCGCCGTGCCGTTGCGCACCTACCTCAGCCAGCGCTCCGAGGTACGTGAGCAGGAGGCGCAGCAGGCCCAGCTCCAGCAGGAAGTGGCCGAACTGCGGAACCGCAAGAACCAGCTGAGTGATCCGGCGCAGATCGAGGCGGAGGCGCGCCGCCGGCTCCGGTACGTGAAGCCCGGCGAGACGCCGTATGTGGTGCAGCTGCCCGAGGACCAGCCCGTGGCCCAGCCTCAGCAACCGGGTCCGCAGCAGGCTCCGG
This Amycolatopsis sulphurea DNA region includes the following protein-coding sequences:
- a CDS encoding FtsB family cell division protein, coding for MSTTRRAAVVAIVVCALAFTVAVPLRTYLSQRSEVREQEAQQAQLQQEVAELRNRKNQLSDPAQIEAEARRRLRYVKPGETPYVVQLPEDQPVAQPQQPGPQQAPAGSWYENLWSQISGG